The sequence ATTCCTCTGGTTCTAGGGAAATTAGAAGCAGAAGCCAGCCAAGTCATTGAAGGCATTGCGATTCAGGAGCAGGCACCGATAACAGCCTATGACAGAGATTACAAAGTTGAGCTAGAAACCTCTTGTCTATCAGGTCAATCCTTTTCTTATCACAGTTCCAAAAGAGAAAAAGCCTCTTATCAAGTAGCGCTCTTGGGTCATCACCAGGCTAGAAATGCAGCTCTTGCGATCAGTATCTGTGATGTACTTTTTGAAAGAGAAGGGCGTGAACTCTTGTCAAGAGAGTTAGTGGATGAGGCCTTGCATCAAGTCGTCTGGCCTGGCCGGATGGAAGTGGTCTCGCAAAATCCCATGATCTTGCTAGATGGGGCCCATAACCCCCACGCCGTTGCGCCTTTAATCGCAAGTCTTCGGGAACTGTTCCCAAGTCAAAAAAAGACCATTCTTTTTACCTGCATCCGGACCAAAGCGTTAGAAGAGATGCTCATTCAGTGGCAGGAACTGGAAAATAGTCGCTTGATCCTCACGACCTTTGAAGATCCAAGAGCCTATTCTCAAGAAGAGATAAAAGCTGCTGCGAAAAAGCATCAGCTTGAGAAAGTCAACTGGCAAGAGTTTCTACAAAACTGGCAAGCTGAAGGCGATGAGCTCCTCATTGTAACGGGGTCGCTCTACTTCCTTAGCCAGGTACGACCTTATTTATTAAAAACAGAAAAATCCAACTAGGAGATGATATGGATACAAAGAAAATTGAAGAAGCAGTGAAAATGATCATCGAGGCAGTCGGTGAAGATGAGAACCGTGAGGGCCTTCAGGAAACGCCGACCCGCATTGCCAAGATGTACCAAGAAATCTTTGCGGGACTAGGGCAGACAGCAGAAGAGCACCTGTCTAAATCATTTGAAATCATTGATAACAATATGGTGGTCGAGAAGGATATCTTCTTCCATTCCATGTGTGAGCATCACTTTTTACCATTTTATGGAAAAGTGCACATTGCCTACATTCCAAATGGCCGTGTGGCTGGGCTTTCAAAACTGGCTCGTACGGTCGAGGTTTATGCTAAAAAACCACAGATTCAGGAACGTTTGACGGTAGAAATCGCAGATGCCTTGATGGAATATCTTGGAGCACAAGGAGCACTTGTCTGGGTAGAAGCAGAGCATATGTGTATGAACATGCGTGGTGTCCGTAAACCTGGGACCGCTACAGTGACAACTGCAGCGCGTGGAGTGCTTGCGACAAATAAAGACTTAAAAAATGAAGCCTATAAACTCATGGGCCACTAATGGCTGGCTATAAGAGGTGAACAGAGTGGATCAATTACGGATCAAGGACTTAGAGGTATACGCCTATCACGGTGTTTTTCCGGCAGAAAAAGAATTAGGACAACGCTTTGTCCTAGACCTATGGGTAGATTATGAGATGACTCGTGCTGCCCGCACAGGTGATTTGGAAGCTTCGATTCATTATGGGATCTTGGCGGAACAGTTGACCGAGTGGATGCAGGCAGAAAAAATCGATCTGATTGAAACGGTGGCCTTTCAGTTGGTTCAAAAGATTTTCGAAAGCTATGCCTTTGTAGAAAAAGTTCGTCTGGAGTTGAAAAAGCCATGGGCTCCTGTTCCCTTGCCATTAGAGACTTGTTCGGTGACAATCGAACGGGAGAAAAAACGGGCCTTTATTGGGCTTGGCACCAATATGGGAGATAAACAACTGCAACTAGAGACGGCGCTAGAAAAAATCAAGGATCGAGGCATTCGCCTTCTTCAGACATCCACAAGGATTGAAACAGAACCTTGGGGAGGAGTGGAGCAGGACACCTTTTTGAATCAAGTGGCAGAGGTTGAAACCTGGATGACCCCAGAGGATTTACTAGAGACCTTACTTGCCATTGAGCAGGAAATGGGGCGTGTCCGTGAGGTCAAGTGGGGGCCGCGTGTGATCGATCTAGATCTGCTCTATATGGATGACACCATTTGTTACAGTCCGAGCTTGATCTTGCCACATCCTTATGTGGCAGAACGTGCCTTTGTCCTAGAGTCTTTGAATGAAATTGCTCCTCATTTTGTGGACCCTGTTCAAAGAAAGCCCATTCGCCAATTATGGGAGGCTGTCAAATAGTCCCTCTTCTTTGCATCATAAAAAAACAATCCCTATTCGAGGGATTGTTGAGAGCGTTGAGAAACGAATCTTTAATAAAATCTAATCAATTCTTTAAAAATTATACTCGTTATAGTTATTCAATCATATTCTGAAACTTTCCACCGTGAGAAAAGTGCCTGAAACGACTCAGTTTCAGGCACTCGGAATTATTGAGACCTTAGGCTCAATAATTAGTCATGGAACTTCGTAGAAGTTCGCTGACGTCCGTACTCACCTAAGGAAAGTTTTTTTAAGAAGACTTTGTCTTCAATCTGAACACTCCCTCGAGCAGGGAGTGTTTTTGTTTGTCTTAGTTTATTTACGATACAAGCGATCGTATTGGTAGACAGGATCCATGGTAACGTTGATACCGAGCTTGCGAAGGACGTTCTTGTCTTCGTCTGTCAGCATCACGGTTGAGTGGGCTTCACTGCCTTTCAACTTGCCTAATTCTTGCATAGCAAGCTTAGCATCTTCGTTGCTCATGGCTGTAATGGCAAGGGCGATGAGGATCTCGTTCGAGTGAAGACGAGGATTGCGGCTACCCAAATGATTAATCTTCAGACCTTGGATAGGTTGGACATATTCTGGCTCGATTAATTTGGTTTCTTTATCAATATGCGCCAATTTTTTGATCGCATTGATCAAGAGGGCTGCGGTTGGGCCAAAGAGATCAGAGGTTTTTCCGGT comes from Streptococcus parasanguinis ATCC 15912 and encodes:
- a CDS encoding bifunctional folylpolyglutamate synthase/dihydrofolate synthase, whose amino-acid sequence is MKTKEHQLDLRWLEAYRSQDPHFGLERMEALMALRGNPHLDCRVIHVAGTNGKGSTIATLSQLLRLAGLRVGVFTSPYLIHYNDQITINGEAIADQDLQTYLDSYQQLLEAEESRAIFQGLTEFEVMTAIAYDYFAHEELDYVIMEVGMGGRLDSTNVCQPVLTAITSIGLDHVALLGPDLASIAREKAGIIKPGIPLVLGKLEAEASQVIEGIAIQEQAPITAYDRDYKVELETSCLSGQSFSYHSSKREKASYQVALLGHHQARNAALAISICDVLFEREGRELLSRELVDEALHQVVWPGRMEVVSQNPMILLDGAHNPHAVAPLIASLRELFPSQKKTILFTCIRTKALEEMLIQWQELENSRLILTTFEDPRAYSQEEIKAAAKKHQLEKVNWQEFLQNWQAEGDELLIVTGSLYFLSQVRPYLLKTEKSN
- the folK gene encoding 2-amino-4-hydroxy-6-hydroxymethyldihydropteridine diphosphokinase, which produces MDQLRIKDLEVYAYHGVFPAEKELGQRFVLDLWVDYEMTRAARTGDLEASIHYGILAEQLTEWMQAEKIDLIETVAFQLVQKIFESYAFVEKVRLELKKPWAPVPLPLETCSVTIEREKKRAFIGLGTNMGDKQLQLETALEKIKDRGIRLLQTSTRIETEPWGGVEQDTFLNQVAEVETWMTPEDLLETLLAIEQEMGRVREVKWGPRVIDLDLLYMDDTICYSPSLILPHPYVAERAFVLESLNEIAPHFVDPVQRKPIRQLWEAVK
- the folE gene encoding GTP cyclohydrolase I FolE; its protein translation is MDTKKIEEAVKMIIEAVGEDENREGLQETPTRIAKMYQEIFAGLGQTAEEHLSKSFEIIDNNMVVEKDIFFHSMCEHHFLPFYGKVHIAYIPNGRVAGLSKLARTVEVYAKKPQIQERLTVEIADALMEYLGAQGALVWVEAEHMCMNMRGVRKPGTATVTTAARGVLATNKDLKNEAYKLMGH